The Thermonema lapsum genome window below encodes:
- a CDS encoding CHAT domain-containing tetratricopeptide repeat protein produces MKKYLYLFPLLSLLFALPAKAQQDFPRLYESMIAAYKAGDVRQAAHFADSLRVMAGQALQSKPEQLAALYQNMAVIYMRAQRLPDAEEMFKASMALRKKQDMTAYFSTAFQLAALYVAQDRHTEAESIYKEVVQLSKQQTQQTIYYPLALSYLGQLAIRRAAWDEAASYFAQADTLFRQAQLTARPEYAYVLIGKGHLLVEQGNYTDAKPLLQQGMQLAQAGKANDLQRQALLDLALIDEEEGQTAKAIEHLENLLLMADMGSIEAVAASVALARLYVKSANYAKAEQQLRTVQGRVEAVPRLLPDYYQARAMLATARQEYTQALAYLDKMESLTQGSATWQERLTLLYNRVQVERALELWVDAMEHVHEAVQLMNKNKAQQEPLYARIYCLWGEILEKGMQDYEAAADKYKVAMDSWKRIHGTPTLAYWLTAADYARTLMLARKYREAEKEYERLLPALVQLLGTEARAYADALSSFANLLYEIGDYKRAEDYYRQAIDIYKKNFAVGELAYIAAVRNLAAAYANRGLYGFAQELYVEAMTEAATTLGEVHPFYLDLSEAYALLLQNMGYYDVAEQILLQNLSARQRLFGEEHLAVGETYLHLGVTNYLMGSYVEAEEFLNKARTLYEQQGAKEIPDYADVLYFLAKTLNKMGRANESIKLLQQSLMLRERIAGPQHPDYALALNALAAYHEQVGNYTEAQKLYQQALGMLRAKGEYSPEYIGVSERLANLYKKQNKLQEAIDLLKKAYDARLTLYGKLHPATAASANNLAILLEAVGKSTDALRYYTEALRALEETVGKQHPDYITTLNNLAILYDEQKNYAQAALYYEQSVDVLGNFIKNIFPGLSEKEKRSFYYKYRPFYENFFFFVVKHAAQKIDAALSHRLLVKAYNLQMQLKGILLSTAGRMQLFIENTTDENLKETYRRWQKLRELIADIYTEGLHVAQARGVDVKSLEQEANRLEKILSQHSAQFAANSREQQYDFHALTAVLKPGEAALELIRIEPQPDSIYYIGLIARPQANTPTWFVLTDGKNIERHVNYYRNAVKFKLPDRRSYEVMWAPIQQHLQGVRRLYFSADGAYYQINPYALYDTEQNRYVVDEIELVWVSNTKYLIGAGEQMQVKKEAVLIGNPTYQINASLKSEAAVVDMENQEDYWLAGARFLPLPGTEVEVNQIAELLQKASWKVKVFKGAEAREEHIKTVHKPGILHIATHGFFIPSPKDKVQTERFISREALEEEPIDPMLRSGLVLAGVTDYFNGYREGRRDDGVLTAYEATQLDLSQTQLVVLSACETGLGKVQNGEGVYGLQRAFLLSGANYLVMSLWRVDDAATQQLMSRFYDYLMRGEVPPSAFKKAQLELRQRYPHPYFWAAFVLIEQ; encoded by the coding sequence ATGAAAAAATATTTGTACTTGTTCCCTTTGCTTTCTTTGCTTTTTGCCCTGCCAGCAAAGGCGCAGCAAGATTTTCCTCGCTTGTATGAATCCATGATTGCCGCTTATAAGGCGGGAGATGTCCGGCAGGCAGCACACTTTGCCGATAGCCTGCGTGTGATGGCTGGGCAGGCACTGCAGAGCAAACCGGAACAACTGGCAGCGCTATATCAAAACATGGCAGTCATTTATATGAGGGCGCAGCGTTTGCCCGATGCCGAAGAGATGTTCAAGGCTTCGATGGCACTGCGAAAAAAACAAGATATGACGGCTTATTTCTCTACCGCTTTTCAGCTGGCGGCTTTGTATGTGGCGCAAGACAGGCACACAGAAGCCGAAAGCATCTATAAAGAGGTAGTGCAGTTGAGTAAACAACAAACACAACAAACTATTTATTATCCGCTTGCCTTGTCGTATTTAGGGCAGCTGGCTATTCGCCGTGCGGCATGGGACGAAGCAGCCTCTTACTTTGCCCAAGCTGATACCCTATTTCGTCAGGCACAACTGACCGCGCGCCCCGAATATGCCTATGTGTTGATAGGCAAAGGGCATTTGCTCGTGGAGCAAGGCAATTATACGGATGCCAAACCGCTTTTGCAACAAGGAATGCAGTTGGCACAAGCAGGCAAAGCCAACGACCTGCAGCGCCAAGCGCTTTTAGATTTGGCACTCATCGATGAGGAAGAAGGGCAGACAGCCAAAGCCATTGAGCACTTGGAAAATCTGCTTCTTATGGCAGATATGGGCAGTATTGAAGCAGTGGCTGCCTCTGTCGCTTTGGCTCGCCTCTACGTAAAAAGTGCCAATTATGCAAAAGCAGAGCAGCAATTGCGCACGGTACAGGGGCGTGTAGAGGCGGTGCCCCGTTTGCTGCCTGATTATTATCAGGCGCGGGCTATGTTGGCGACTGCCCGTCAGGAATATACCCAAGCACTGGCATATTTAGACAAAATGGAGTCGCTTACGCAAGGGAGTGCTACATGGCAAGAGCGCCTTACGCTGCTGTATAACCGAGTGCAAGTGGAGCGCGCTTTGGAGCTTTGGGTAGATGCTATGGAACATGTTCATGAAGCTGTGCAGCTGATGAATAAAAACAAAGCACAACAAGAACCTCTGTATGCGCGCATTTATTGCTTATGGGGAGAAATTTTGGAAAAAGGGATGCAAGATTACGAGGCGGCAGCGGATAAGTACAAGGTAGCTATGGACAGCTGGAAGCGTATTCACGGAACGCCAACGCTCGCTTATTGGCTGACAGCTGCCGACTACGCGCGCACACTAATGCTTGCCAGAAAGTATCGCGAGGCAGAAAAAGAGTACGAGCGTTTGTTGCCCGCTTTAGTCCAACTGTTAGGGACAGAAGCCCGGGCATATGCAGATGCATTGTCGAGCTTTGCCAACCTACTTTACGAAATTGGCGACTACAAAAGAGCAGAAGATTATTACCGCCAGGCAATAGATATTTACAAAAAGAACTTTGCGGTTGGTGAGCTTGCCTACATTGCAGCAGTGCGCAACTTAGCGGCTGCTTATGCCAACCGAGGTTTGTATGGATTTGCCCAAGAGCTTTACGTGGAAGCTATGACGGAGGCAGCCACAACTTTGGGTGAGGTGCATCCTTTTTATCTAGACCTGAGTGAAGCCTATGCGCTTTTGCTGCAAAATATGGGATATTACGATGTAGCTGAGCAAATCCTGCTTCAGAATCTTAGTGCTCGTCAGCGTCTATTCGGGGAGGAGCATTTGGCAGTAGGCGAAACCTACTTGCACTTGGGGGTAACTAACTATCTGATGGGTAGTTACGTGGAAGCCGAAGAGTTTCTGAACAAGGCACGCACATTGTATGAGCAGCAAGGGGCTAAGGAAATACCAGACTATGCCGATGTACTTTATTTCTTGGCTAAAACCCTCAATAAAATGGGGCGCGCCAATGAATCTATTAAGCTCTTGCAACAAAGTTTGATGTTGCGGGAGCGCATCGCAGGACCGCAACACCCCGACTATGCCCTGGCACTCAATGCCCTGGCAGCTTATCATGAGCAGGTGGGTAACTATACCGAAGCACAGAAACTATACCAGCAGGCACTGGGCATGTTGCGCGCCAAAGGCGAATACAGCCCCGAATACATTGGGGTTTCGGAGCGCCTTGCAAACCTTTATAAAAAACAAAACAAGCTACAGGAAGCCATTGACCTTTTGAAAAAAGCCTACGATGCCCGTCTGACGCTCTATGGCAAGCTACATCCGGCAACAGCCGCTTCCGCTAACAATTTGGCTATTTTATTGGAAGCAGTAGGTAAATCCACCGACGCTTTGCGTTACTATACCGAGGCGCTTCGGGCATTAGAAGAGACCGTGGGTAAGCAGCATCCAGACTATATCACTACACTTAACAACCTTGCCATTTTGTATGACGAACAAAAGAACTATGCGCAGGCAGCCCTGTATTACGAGCAAAGTGTGGACGTGCTGGGCAATTTCATAAAAAATATATTCCCTGGGCTGAGCGAAAAAGAAAAGCGCTCATTTTACTACAAATACCGTCCTTTTTATGAAAACTTCTTCTTCTTTGTGGTAAAACATGCCGCCCAAAAGATAGATGCTGCATTGAGCCACCGCTTGTTGGTGAAAGCCTATAACCTGCAAATGCAGCTGAAAGGCATTTTGTTGAGCACTGCCGGACGCATGCAACTTTTCATAGAAAACACCACAGACGAAAACCTGAAAGAGACTTACCGTCGCTGGCAAAAACTGCGTGAATTGATTGCCGATATTTACACAGAAGGATTGCATGTTGCCCAAGCGCGGGGAGTAGATGTGAAATCCCTCGAGCAGGAAGCCAATCGTTTAGAAAAAATACTCTCGCAGCACTCGGCTCAGTTTGCCGCAAACAGCCGCGAGCAGCAGTACGATTTTCATGCCTTGACGGCAGTGTTGAAGCCCGGTGAAGCAGCTTTGGAGCTCATACGCATTGAGCCTCAACCCGATAGCATATACTACATCGGCTTGATAGCACGTCCGCAAGCGAATACGCCCACTTGGTTTGTGCTTACCGATGGAAAGAACATAGAGCGCCACGTGAACTATTACCGCAATGCCGTGAAGTTTAAACTTCCTGACCGACGAAGCTATGAGGTGATGTGGGCGCCTATACAGCAGCACTTGCAAGGAGTACGCCGTCTTTACTTCTCTGCCGATGGCGCCTACTATCAAATCAATCCTTATGCTTTGTATGATACGGAGCAAAACCGGTATGTAGTCGATGAGATAGAGCTGGTGTGGGTTTCCAATACCAAATATTTGATAGGCGCCGGCGAGCAAATGCAAGTGAAAAAAGAAGCAGTGCTAATAGGCAATCCGACCTATCAAATCAACGCTTCGCTTAAAAGTGAAGCGGCGGTAGTCGATATGGAAAATCAAGAAGATTACTGGCTTGCGGGGGCACGCTTTTTGCCTCTGCCCGGTACAGAGGTAGAGGTGAATCAGATTGCAGAGCTACTGCAAAAAGCCTCTTGGAAAGTGAAGGTATTCAAAGGAGCAGAGGCTCGGGAAGAGCATATTAAGACCGTCCATAAGCCGGGCATACTGCATATTGCTACTCATGGTTTCTTCATCCCTTCCCCCAAAGACAAAGTGCAGACAGAGCGCTTCATCAGTCGCGAAGCGCTTGAGGAGGAGCCCATAGACCCCATGCTGCGTTCCGGCTTGGTGCTTGCCGGCGTGACCGACTACTTCAACGGATACCGCGAAGGACGCCGCGATGACGGAGTGCTGACCGCTTATGAAGCTACCCAGTTGGATTTATCACAGACGCAGCTGGTGGTATTGTCGGCTTGTGAAACAGGCTTGGGCAAAGTGCAAAATGGCGAGGGCGTCTATGGCTTGCAGCGTGCTTTCTTGCTTTCGGGGGCAAATTATCTGGTCATGAGCCTTTGGCGGGTCGATGATGCAGCCACACAGCAGCTCATGAGCCGCTTCTACGATTATCTGATGCGAGGTGAAGTGCCACCGTCTGCCTTCAAAAAAGCCCAATTGGAATTACGGCAGCGCTATCCGCACCCCTATTTTTGGGCTGCCTTTGTGCTGATTGAACAATAA
- a CDS encoding OmpA family protein produces MSIKSYAQILEDISPVIQDLGISTFSTEFIIQDKELGSPVEARIEVRDVIASQTIAVQKATGGSLSLDLPVKKLYNIRISEPKFEDTTITIDAKRLDTFQLVYRIPLTPKKVEYEINIQDIASGEGLNFGVVLTNRNRNEIIELSPEDAQDGRYLVKLREGDEYEIEVKNPNSYLFYARKFVALATKDLQQAEAKSKFEIKMTGLKLGAKIPLRNITFDYNSWELNEDAKREIDRIYKLLKENPTVIVEIAGHTDDRGSAAYNLTLSQKRANAVKEYLLQKGMPPNRFVTKGYGESQPIADNKTEEGRAKNRRFELIVLSM; encoded by the coding sequence ATGAGTATAAAAAGCTATGCCCAAATACTTGAAGATATTTCTCCGGTTATTCAGGATTTAGGCATCAGTACCTTCTCTACCGAGTTCATTATTCAAGATAAAGAACTGGGCTCGCCCGTAGAAGCTCGCATAGAAGTACGCGACGTAATAGCAAGTCAAACGATTGCAGTTCAAAAAGCTACGGGGGGTAGCCTATCCTTAGACCTCCCGGTCAAAAAACTATACAATATACGTATTTCCGAGCCAAAGTTTGAAGACACCACCATTACGATTGACGCCAAACGCCTCGATACCTTCCAGTTGGTTTACCGTATTCCGCTCACGCCAAAGAAAGTAGAGTACGAAATCAATATTCAAGATATTGCTTCGGGCGAAGGTCTTAACTTCGGCGTGGTACTTACCAACCGCAACCGCAACGAAATCATAGAGCTTAGCCCCGAAGACGCTCAAGACGGTCGTTACTTGGTCAAATTGCGTGAAGGCGACGAGTATGAAATAGAAGTAAAAAACCCCAACAGCTACCTTTTCTATGCACGAAAGTTTGTGGCTTTGGCTACCAAAGATTTGCAACAGGCAGAAGCCAAGTCCAAATTCGAGATAAAAATGACGGGCTTAAAATTAGGTGCCAAAATACCACTTCGTAACATCACCTTTGATTACAATAGCTGGGAATTGAACGAAGATGCCAAACGTGAAATAGACCGTATATATAAGTTGTTGAAAGAAAACCCCACAGTTATCGTTGAAATTGCCGGACACACCGACGACCGCGGCTCAGCGGCTTACAATCTTACACTCTCGCAGAAGCGCGCCAATGCCGTAAAAGAGTATTTGCTGCAGAAAGGCATGCCGCCTAACCGGTTTGTTACTAAAGGGTATGGTGAGTCGCAACCTATCGCCGACAATAAAACGGAGGAAGGGCGTGCCAAAAACCGGCGTTTTGAATTGATAGTGCTTAGCATGTGA
- the rpoN gene encoding RNA polymerase factor sigma-54, whose protein sequence is MQKLDLKQIQTQKLSPQQIQYIKLLQIPSVELEARVQEELASNPLLEEGSPEEDPYNFEAKEEEDYTSEELEDVQEEISIEEYLEHEDVKNGYSSDYLNYSPDDDDNDKEIPIVSSVSLLESLERQIGFLNLNEKQQIIARQIIGSLDGDGYLRRDLKGLCYDLMLTQNVAATEQEVEEVLKKVQRCDPPGIAARDLKECLMIQLERKLEEEFLTEEEQQHVHNALLILRKCFNEFKKKHYDKIQSKLHLSDEALREAVHLITKLNPKPGEVSGNSFVRNQYIIPDFIVKNRNGQLEVSLNSKNAPELRINRVYAEMLRQYESSDKKDKKLKETISFVKQKLDSAKWFIDAIKQRQDTLLRTMNAIVEHQKEFFLEGDESKLKPMILKDIADKIGMDISTVSRVASSKTVQTDFGIYPLKYFFSEGIETKDGGEASSREVKHVLKELVDSEDKSAPYSDEKLEQLLKERGYNIARRTVAKYREQLGIPVARLRKEL, encoded by the coding sequence ATGCAAAAGTTAGACCTGAAACAGATACAGACGCAGAAGCTTTCGCCTCAACAGATACAATACATCAAACTGTTGCAAATCCCCAGTGTAGAGCTGGAGGCAAGAGTGCAGGAAGAGTTGGCATCCAATCCACTGCTTGAAGAGGGCAGCCCAGAAGAAGACCCTTACAATTTCGAGGCGAAAGAAGAAGAAGACTATACATCCGAAGAGTTGGAAGATGTGCAGGAAGAAATCAGCATAGAAGAGTATCTCGAGCATGAGGACGTGAAAAACGGATATAGTTCAGATTACTTGAACTATTCGCCAGATGATGATGATAACGACAAAGAGATACCTATAGTCAGCAGTGTATCCTTGCTCGAAAGCCTTGAGCGTCAGATAGGCTTCTTAAATTTGAACGAAAAACAACAAATCATAGCTCGGCAAATTATCGGCAGTCTCGATGGCGACGGTTACTTGCGACGCGACTTAAAGGGCTTGTGTTATGACCTCATGCTTACGCAAAATGTGGCAGCGACAGAGCAGGAAGTAGAAGAGGTGCTCAAAAAGGTACAACGCTGCGACCCGCCCGGCATTGCAGCTCGTGACCTGAAAGAGTGTCTAATGATTCAATTGGAACGTAAGCTGGAGGAAGAGTTTCTTACCGAAGAAGAACAACAGCACGTACACAACGCGCTGTTGATATTGCGCAAATGTTTCAACGAGTTCAAAAAGAAACACTACGATAAGATACAAAGCAAGTTGCATCTTAGCGATGAAGCGCTGCGTGAAGCCGTCCACTTGATTACCAAGCTAAACCCTAAGCCGGGCGAGGTGTCGGGGAATTCTTTTGTACGCAACCAGTACATCATTCCAGATTTTATTGTAAAAAACCGTAACGGACAACTCGAGGTAAGCCTGAACTCAAAAAATGCCCCAGAACTGCGCATCAACCGTGTGTATGCCGAGATGTTGCGGCAATACGAAAGCAGCGACAAAAAAGACAAAAAGCTGAAAGAGACCATTTCGTTTGTAAAACAAAAACTTGACTCTGCCAAGTGGTTCATCGATGCCATCAAACAGCGGCAAGATACCCTGCTGCGTACCATGAACGCTATTGTAGAACATCAAAAAGAGTTCTTCTTAGAAGGCGACGAGTCGAAGCTAAAACCCATGATTTTGAAAGATATTGCCGATAAAATAGGCATGGACATCTCAACGGTCTCGCGCGTGGCAAGCAGCAAAACAGTGCAAACCGACTTTGGCATTTACCCTCTGAAATACTTCTTCTCGGAAGGTATAGAAACTAAAGATGGGGGTGAAGCCAGCAGTCGCGAGGTCAAGCATGTGTTGAAAGAGTTGGTGGACAGTGAAGATAAAAGCGCCCCTTACTCCGACGAAAAACTTGAGCAACTGCTCAAAGAGCGAGGTTACAATATAGCACGCCGTACAGTAGCCAAGTACCGCGAGCAGCTGGGAATTCCTGTGGCACGTTTGCGCAAAGAACTGTAA
- the rnr gene encoding ribonuclease R, with product MAINQLKEQILKVMEEPLKHGYSIRTIMRKLHVEGKKSKRAVEQAVEELLDEGQLYFTSDGRMRSALERQNVLVGVVEQSSPYYAFVVPKDPALPDVWVSVEDLNTAFDGDVVKVAYFDSEKGLNPEGKVLEIIERKHNRIVGRLTIDRSGEFAFVEPDSRRYYMDIFVPKESLHGAQTDDKVIVEIVKWPKNGKKPVGKVVSILGKAGEHNTEMHAIMAEYNLPYEFPKKVEQAAEKIPTQIPKAEIARRRDFRGVPTFTIDPEDAKDFDDALSIRKLENGNWEVGVHIADVTYYVKPGSILDKEAFQRATSVYLVDRVVPMLPERLSNDLCSLRPHEDRLTFSAVFEVDENARVLNSWFGRTIIHSQRRFTYEEAQERIETGKGDFAGKIRTLNRLAKILRKRRFDHGAISFETVEVRFRLAQDGTPLEVIPKIRKDAHKMIEEWMLLANRKVAEFVYHLKKKEPRLTMVYRVHEPPVEDRLETFAKFIAKFGYKLDTSDPRRLAQSYNALTEAVEGKPEQNFIESLAIRTMSKAKYTTEPLGHFGLAFDHYTHFTSPIRRYPDMMVHRLLWHYLHNGQSVNKEEYESYCEHASEMERRAEEAERASIKYKQVEFMQNRIGEVFDAIVTGVTEHGVYAEIVQTKCEGRVAMSDLQGDYYELDQENYRLIGRKTKRIIAFGDKVKVKVKSTSLTARTIDLLLVE from the coding sequence TTGGCGATAAATCAACTAAAAGAGCAGATACTAAAAGTGATGGAAGAGCCCTTGAAACATGGCTATTCCATACGCACCATCATGCGTAAGCTGCATGTCGAAGGTAAAAAAAGCAAACGGGCAGTGGAGCAGGCAGTCGAAGAACTGCTGGATGAAGGACAGCTGTATTTTACATCCGATGGGCGTATGCGCTCGGCGCTTGAGCGTCAGAATGTGCTTGTGGGAGTAGTAGAGCAATCCAGCCCTTACTATGCTTTTGTAGTACCCAAAGACCCTGCTCTTCCCGACGTGTGGGTGTCAGTCGAAGACCTGAATACTGCCTTTGATGGCGATGTGGTGAAAGTCGCTTATTTTGATTCAGAGAAAGGATTGAACCCCGAAGGCAAAGTATTGGAAATCATAGAGCGAAAGCACAATCGCATCGTTGGGCGCTTGACCATAGACCGTTCCGGCGAGTTTGCTTTTGTGGAGCCCGACAGCCGTCGTTATTACATGGACATCTTTGTGCCGAAAGAATCGCTACACGGGGCTCAAACTGACGACAAAGTGATAGTGGAGATAGTGAAGTGGCCCAAGAATGGCAAAAAACCCGTAGGAAAGGTCGTGAGCATCTTGGGTAAAGCCGGTGAACACAATACCGAAATGCATGCCATTATGGCAGAGTATAATTTGCCTTACGAATTTCCTAAGAAGGTAGAGCAGGCAGCTGAAAAGATACCTACCCAAATACCGAAAGCTGAAATTGCACGACGGCGCGATTTTCGTGGCGTCCCTACTTTTACCATAGACCCCGAAGATGCTAAAGACTTTGACGATGCCCTTTCGATTCGCAAGCTGGAGAACGGAAACTGGGAAGTAGGCGTGCACATTGCCGACGTAACCTATTACGTGAAACCCGGCTCTATTTTGGATAAAGAAGCTTTCCAGCGCGCAACTTCCGTGTATTTGGTAGACCGGGTGGTGCCCATGTTGCCCGAGCGTCTTTCCAATGACCTGTGTTCTTTACGTCCGCATGAAGACCGCCTTACCTTTTCGGCAGTGTTTGAAGTAGACGAAAATGCCCGCGTACTGAACAGCTGGTTTGGCAGAACTATTATTCATTCGCAGCGCCGCTTTACCTACGAAGAAGCACAAGAGCGCATCGAAACAGGCAAAGGGGACTTTGCCGGAAAGATACGCACACTCAACCGCTTGGCAAAAATACTGCGTAAACGTCGTTTCGACCATGGTGCCATTAGCTTCGAGACTGTGGAAGTTCGCTTCCGTCTGGCACAAGACGGCACCCCGCTGGAGGTAATACCCAAAATACGCAAAGATGCACACAAGATGATAGAAGAATGGATGCTGCTTGCCAACCGCAAGGTAGCAGAATTTGTCTATCATCTGAAAAAGAAAGAGCCACGTTTGACTATGGTGTATCGGGTACACGAACCGCCGGTCGAAGACCGCCTCGAAACCTTTGCTAAGTTTATTGCCAAGTTTGGATATAAGCTCGATACCAGCGACCCGCGGCGCTTAGCCCAATCCTATAATGCGCTAACCGAAGCCGTAGAGGGGAAACCAGAGCAAAACTTTATTGAATCCTTGGCTATTCGCACCATGTCGAAAGCAAAATACACCACTGAGCCTTTGGGACACTTTGGCTTGGCTTTTGACCATTATACCCATTTTACTTCCCCCATTCGTCGTTATCCCGACATGATGGTACATCGCCTGCTGTGGCACTATTTACACAATGGACAATCGGTAAACAAGGAAGAATATGAGTCGTATTGCGAGCATGCTTCCGAAATGGAGCGCCGTGCCGAAGAGGCAGAACGCGCTTCTATTAAATACAAGCAGGTGGAATTTATGCAGAATCGTATCGGTGAGGTTTTCGACGCTATTGTGACGGGAGTAACCGAACACGGAGTATATGCAGAAATTGTGCAAACCAAGTGCGAGGGGCGGGTGGCTATGAGCGACCTACAAGGAGACTATTACGAGCTCGACCAAGAAAACTACCGTTTGATAGGGCGTAAAACCAAGCGTATCATTGCCTTTGGCGACAAAGTGAAGGTCAAAGTGAAATCTACCAGCTTGACAGCCCGTACTATAGACCTGCTGTTGGTAGAATGA
- a CDS encoding ABC transporter ATP-binding protein codes for MIWIQILKFTLHALRNFVHIMDKGSNLLLSVKNLRVEFTSEKGSFLAVDNVSFDLEKGTTLSIVGESGSGKSVTSLAIMGLLASNAKLSGEIWFNSNSLGWVNLLSLPPKQMRSIRGGEIAMVFQEPMTSLNPVMTCGAQVMEAIRLHRPELSKEEARQLVFRKFRDVHLDSRDEGDSDEAAMAQLEKIYHSFPHQLSGGQKQRVMIAMALACDPELIIADEPTTALDVSTQRAILDIFQELTCRDGISVLFISHDLGVVAEMSDRVMVMYQGKQRELADVLTIFDNPKDPYTRGLFSCRPRVDLSFLDTSVAYLKRLPTISDFIEVDARGNVKAKKVDNIGIGETIFSMIDIEEESSQSRQPEPSMPVLKVEGLSKVFWMKKKNKRRKERFFAVDNVSFEVFRGETVGLVGESGSGKSTLSRLILRLLEADSGRVEFGVRAGDGSIQYHDIFALSERSMRSLRRYIQIVFQDPFASLNPRMSIGEILTEPMRLFKLYGSSKEQKERAFKLLEDVGLDPRHVFHRYPHEFSGGQRQRICIARALATDPQFIIFDESVSALDVSVQAEVLNLINELKEQYHFSSIFISHDLAVIRFIADRVMVMKDGKIIEIGDSRQIFENPSHPYTQALLDAIPKGDIIAIRKKLEERAAIRSSRACITS; via the coding sequence ATGATTTGGATACAAATTCTGAAATTTACGCTACATGCATTACGTAATTTTGTGCACATTATGGATAAAGGCTCAAACCTTTTACTTTCAGTAAAGAACCTTCGCGTGGAGTTTACTTCTGAGAAAGGGAGTTTTCTGGCTGTTGACAACGTGTCGTTCGATTTGGAGAAAGGAACCACTTTAAGCATAGTAGGCGAGTCGGGTTCGGGCAAGTCGGTAACCTCATTGGCTATTATGGGCTTGCTGGCATCCAATGCCAAATTGAGCGGTGAGATATGGTTCAATTCCAATAGCTTAGGGTGGGTGAATTTGCTGAGTCTGCCACCAAAACAAATGCGCTCGATTCGAGGGGGGGAGATTGCTATGGTTTTTCAGGAACCGATGACTTCGCTCAACCCCGTGATGACCTGCGGAGCACAGGTAATGGAAGCTATTCGCTTGCATCGTCCTGAGTTGAGCAAGGAAGAGGCTCGCCAACTGGTGTTTCGCAAGTTCCGGGATGTGCATCTGGACAGCCGCGATGAAGGCGACAGCGACGAAGCCGCCATGGCGCAACTCGAAAAAATCTATCACTCTTTCCCGCATCAGTTGTCCGGGGGGCAGAAACAGCGGGTGATGATTGCTATGGCTTTGGCTTGCGACCCGGAGCTTATCATCGCCGATGAGCCTACCACTGCCTTAGATGTGAGTACTCAACGAGCCATTCTCGATATTTTTCAAGAGTTGACTTGCCGAGACGGCATATCGGTGTTGTTTATCAGCCATGACTTGGGGGTAGTTGCCGAGATGTCGGACCGCGTGATGGTGATGTATCAAGGCAAGCAGCGCGAGCTGGCAGATGTGCTTACTATCTTCGACAACCCGAAAGACCCTTATACGAGAGGACTTTTCTCTTGCCGTCCACGGGTGGATTTGAGTTTTCTGGATACCTCTGTTGCATACCTCAAGCGCTTGCCCACCATTTCGGATTTCATTGAAGTGGATGCGCGAGGCAATGTAAAAGCCAAAAAGGTGGACAACATAGGCATTGGCGAAACCATTTTTTCGATGATAGACATTGAAGAGGAGTCGTCGCAAAGCAGGCAACCTGAACCGTCAATGCCTGTGCTCAAGGTGGAAGGTCTAAGCAAAGTCTTTTGGATGAAAAAGAAAAACAAAAGGCGCAAGGAACGCTTCTTTGCCGTTGATAATGTGAGTTTCGAAGTGTTTAGAGGCGAAACTGTTGGCTTGGTGGGTGAGTCGGGAAGTGGCAAATCTACTTTAAGTCGCCTGATTTTACGCCTTTTGGAAGCCGACAGTGGGCGAGTGGAGTTTGGTGTGCGTGCTGGCGATGGAAGCATACAGTACCATGACATTTTTGCATTGAGTGAGCGCTCCATGCGTTCGCTGCGGCGTTATATACAGATTGTCTTCCAAGACCCTTTTGCTTCGCTCAATCCGCGCATGAGCATAGGAGAAATACTCACAGAGCCCATGCGCTTGTTTAAACTATATGGAAGCTCTAAAGAGCAAAAAGAGCGTGCCTTCAAGCTCTTGGAAGATGTGGGCTTGGACCCCCGTCATGTTTTTCACCGCTACCCTCACGAGTTTTCGGGAGGGCAACGCCAGCGCATTTGCATTGCACGGGCTTTGGCTACCGACCCCCAGTTTATTATTTTCGACGAATCGGTGTCTGCCTTAGATGTATCGGTACAAGCCGAAGTACTGAATCTTATCAATGAGCTGAAAGAGCAATATCATTTCTCTTCTATTTTCATTTCCCACGACCTTGCCGTCATCCGCTTTATTGCCGACCGAGTGATGGTCATGAAAGATGGCAAGATTATTGAAATAGGAGATAGTCGACAGATTTTTGAAAATCCTTCGCATCCTTACACCCAGGCACTTTTGGATGCCATACCCAAAGGCGACATTATTGCTATTAGGAAGAAGCTTGAAGAGAGGGCTGCGATTCGCAGCAGTCGCGCCTGTATTACCTCTTAA